A window of the Mucilaginibacter sp. cycad4 genome harbors these coding sequences:
- a CDS encoding NmrA family NAD(P)-binding protein codes for MSKKLKVLITGATGKSGSAAIDELLEMGNPVRAFVHSLDERSEKLAAKGVEVFAGDLHNFDEISVAMKGIDTAYFCFPVLVPGVLEATSYFAVAGKEAGLKGIVNMSQISARRDAKSHAAQDHWIGEQILNMTGIPITHLRPTFFDDWFLYIREGIKKDNKIVLPFGDGRWAPVDSGDLGRAVARIAAEPMTYAGEILKLYGPEEYNVYEMSEVLSSVLGRKIKYEPVNIERWAELDAERGADDHFLQHVTNVALDCMDGIFAGTNDTLGTIIGDKPTTLSEFFTTWKAAF; via the coding sequence ATGAGCAAGAAATTGAAAGTATTAATCACCGGAGCAACCGGAAAAAGCGGAAGCGCAGCAATAGACGAATTGCTTGAAATGGGAAACCCCGTAAGAGCTTTTGTACACAGCTTGGATGAACGGTCAGAAAAACTTGCCGCAAAAGGCGTGGAAGTATTCGCCGGCGACCTACACAATTTTGACGAGATCTCTGTAGCAATGAAGGGTATAGATACCGCATATTTTTGCTTTCCTGTGCTTGTGCCTGGGGTATTGGAAGCAACATCGTACTTTGCAGTAGCTGGAAAAGAAGCCGGCTTGAAAGGTATCGTTAACATGTCCCAGATTTCGGCACGCCGTGACGCTAAAAGTCATGCAGCTCAGGACCACTGGATTGGCGAACAGATTCTAAATATGACCGGAATACCTATTACTCATTTGAGGCCTACATTTTTTGACGATTGGTTCCTATATATCCGGGAGGGTATCAAAAAAGACAATAAAATCGTATTACCCTTTGGAGATGGGCGTTGGGCACCTGTCGATTCCGGAGATCTTGGCCGAGCGGTCGCAAGGATAGCTGCGGAACCGATGACCTATGCAGGAGAAATACTTAAGCTTTACGGGCCGGAAGAATATAATGTTTATGAGATGAGCGAAGTGCTTTCCAGTGTACTGGGCAGAAAGATCAAATATGAGCCTGTGAATATCGAAAGATGGGCTGAACTGGATGCCGAAAGGGGCGCCGATGATCATTTCCTTCAACATGTAACCAATGTTGCGCTGGATTGCATGGATGGTATTTTTGCCGGGACAAACGATACGCTTGGAACAATTATAGGAGATAAACCCACTACATTATCCGAATTCTTTACGACCTGGAAAGCCGCCTTCTAG